From Varibaculum massiliense, a single genomic window includes:
- a CDS encoding ribose-phosphate diphosphokinase, translated as MTGIKSAGQKHLLIVPGRAYPELAQGIAEELHTEVLPTVAYDFANGEIYVRFSESVRGADCYVVQSHTAPLNKWVMEQMIMVDALKRASAARITVVAPFFPYARQDKKHQGREPISARLIADLFKTAGADRLMSVDLHAAQEQGFFDGPWDHLYAQPVLIDYVKRRVDQSNLTIVSPDAGRIRVAEKWANKLGGCELAFVHKTRDTTRPNVAVAHRVVGTVEGRTCVLVDDLIDTGGTIAEAVKVLLHSGAKDVIVAATHGVLSPPAAERLSTCGAREIIVTDTLPISAEKRFPQLTVLPIAPLLASAIRTVFDDGSVTALFDQD; from the coding sequence ATGACGGGGATTAAATCTGCAGGTCAAAAACACCTTCTGATTGTGCCGGGGCGAGCGTACCCCGAGCTTGCACAGGGAATCGCCGAGGAGCTACATACCGAGGTGTTACCTACTGTCGCCTACGACTTTGCCAATGGCGAGATATACGTGCGGTTTTCCGAGTCTGTGCGGGGGGCGGACTGTTACGTAGTGCAGTCCCACACTGCCCCGTTAAACAAGTGGGTAATGGAGCAGATGATTATGGTTGATGCCCTCAAGCGGGCATCGGCGGCGCGAATCACCGTAGTCGCCCCTTTCTTCCCCTATGCGCGGCAAGACAAGAAACACCAGGGGCGCGAACCGATTTCTGCTCGTCTAATCGCAGATTTGTTTAAAACTGCCGGTGCTGACCGGTTGATGAGTGTAGATTTGCATGCCGCTCAAGAACAGGGATTCTTTGACGGTCCTTGGGATCACCTTTATGCCCAGCCAGTCCTGATTGATTATGTAAAAAGGCGGGTAGATCAAAGTAATCTCACGATTGTTTCCCCGGATGCTGGTCGCATTCGCGTGGCAGAGAAGTGGGCTAATAAGCTGGGGGGATGCGAACTAGCGTTCGTACATAAGACCCGGGATACTACTCGTCCCAATGTGGCGGTTGCTCACCGGGTGGTGGGTACGGTTGAAGGGCGCACCTGCGTTTTGGTAGATGACCTGATTGATACCGGCGGTACCATCGCCGAGGCAGTAAAAGTGCTGCTGCATTCGGGGGCAAAAGATGTGATTGTGGCGGCTACCCACGGGGTACTTTCTCCGCCAGCCGCCGAGCGCCTGTCTACCTGTGGGGCTAGGGAAATAATTGTTACCGACACCCTACCGATTTCAGCGGAAAAACGTTTCCCGCAGCTGACGGTACTGCCAATTGCGCCCCTCCTGGCCAGCGCGATTCGTACCGTGTTCGATGATGGTTCGGTTACCGCCCTCTTCGATCAAGATTAG
- a CDS encoding 50S ribosomal protein L25/general stress protein Ctc codes for MAAELSAQVRKETGKGAARRARRAGQIPAVLYGHTVDENLHLNLPGHDTFLIVKDNPNAIINLDVDGEKHLVLLKEIQRHPVRRDILHIDLLAVSRDEKVEVEVPVLVTGEPAPGTVVNLEIFDLPVQVSPLEIPEEIVINVEGWEEGRVLRAGELELPAGVVTTLDDEHDVLSITLPEEMPEEPAAEEGEAGEEASEEEAKEESAE; via the coding sequence ATGGCGGCAGAACTTTCCGCACAAGTACGTAAAGAAACCGGTAAGGGCGCAGCGCGTCGCGCCCGGCGAGCAGGACAGATTCCGGCAGTGCTCTACGGTCACACCGTAGACGAAAACCTGCACCTGAATCTGCCGGGGCATGACACTTTCCTGATTGTTAAAGATAACCCGAACGCGATTATTAACCTGGATGTAGATGGGGAAAAGCACCTGGTGCTGTTAAAGGAAATCCAGCGCCACCCGGTACGTCGCGATATTCTGCACATTGACCTGCTGGCGGTTAGCCGCGACGAAAAAGTGGAAGTGGAAGTACCGGTTTTGGTTACAGGCGAACCTGCTCCCGGTACCGTCGTCAACCTGGAAATCTTCGATTTGCCGGTACAGGTTTCTCCCCTGGAGATTCCCGAAGAAATCGTTATCAACGTGGAAGGCTGGGAAGAAGGCCGCGTCTTGCGTGCTGGCGAGCTAGAACTGCCTGCTGGCGTAGTTACCACTTTGGACGACGAACACGATGTCCTCTCGATTACGCTGCCCGAAGAAATGCCGGAAGAGCCCGCTGCTGAAGAGGGCGAAGCAGGCGAAGAGGCTTCCGAGGAAGAAGCTAAGGAAGAATCAGCAGAGTAA